tagatacttaaatcggTTCAGAGAATcgagttctatagccgtgatagaatctgGATTTGCTAAGGAgacttgctcgagatatgatGGCAGTCGCGAATACCcatcttctgctgatcctctcaccaacaTTTGTGCATATAaaagtgctctgtatgaagtggtgtaattaAGCGTCAtaccaaacatgttcttcatagcatcagtgatatgctgcgGATTTAACCCATCAATGattccaacacgatcaatgaaaagccGAGCAACATAATTCGGAGTACAATGTTTCTGCTGAGCGATTCTATCTCCCACTGAGCATGTATGAGCTtgcacatactttgttacccaaaacgtgtttgtcCCATGTTTTACACTCGCTCTGAGCCTCCATCCACAACcactaacccgacatattgccacaatgAGAGTTTTCGATGACTTGTATATTCTGAAGGTGAATCCAcgcctcactgctgtcaaccgcaccTCCGAAACCAATGCATCCTTGCTAAcgaaactctggttgacatgtAGCTTGTCTCTTTGAAATCTTTCTCTTTCAATAGCATATGTTTCTTTGAAATCTTCAAAACAcatatcatcttcttctgagtCCTCATCTTTGACCTTTCCATAAACACTGTAATTCTCACCATCCTCGACCGCTTCAGCAACATCACAgatatcagcatcctcctctccatcatcctcctccccatcatcCACCTCCTCATCCTGCTCCTCCCCATCATCCTCCTCGccatcatcctcctccccaCCAGCTTCATTAACTTCTTCCCTCTCCTCTGAAACCGTTCTCATCTTGCTACGGCTTCTCATCTTGCtacggcttgatacacaaagtcGTACTCCGTGCGTTTTGGTTATCTCGAGCAAGTATccaacttgtctatcacttgtaacatgaatagGAGGGATATATGGAGCCATATCTTGCAtcattgcttctggtactgagTAACTTATCTCCACAGACTCTATGCCCATATCCAAGTTAAAATCTTCTTCAGCCATtacaacaagttcagcatgtgtcgAACCTTCACTCAAAAAAACATTCTCGCTCCTTTGGAATCAttaaccacaaaatcccaacatCCATCTTTCCACAACCATTTTCCATACACTGCAGGTAACCGACGTATCATCtgcaaaaaatcaaaaataaaaacacattagCTAGAAACTTTGATTAACATGAAGTGATGTTGGTAAACTCTTAAATATCACcaattatgttataaatttaattCAGTAGCTctaatattgattaatatacatgaattaataagaaaatgtaaaaaagtCTTTATAGTTTtggagaaaatgaaagtttactaAACATTGACGcagacgacttactggtaagtcgtctggaatacttagacgacttacaagtaagtcgtccgaAGAGGTCATTTTGGCAATTGACTttaagctggacgacttacaagtaagtcgtccagttttgtttgttaaaaaaaaaacaccagaCGACTTAAGTCGTCTCGGATAAACgggttacttttgcatttgaccgaattgtgTCAGAAAAATTGACTTTTCttagacgacttactagtaagtcgtccctggaaaaacaaaaaactcaatattttattaaaacgagatgacttacttgtaagtcgtctcatGTTAGTTTAAAATtcgaaaataaaactgaaatttttattttttccagacgacttaaacgGAAGTCGTCCAGatagacgacttacacggaagtcgtctgagataagcaaggtttgaccagaatctcagAATAAAATCTGGACGACTTTACTTATCCTGGACGACcttcaagtaagtcttctgaCTGGACGaccttcaagtaagtcgtctgggagaaaataaatatttaaattgtttttccaattgcaaaactaacctgagacgacttaccagtaagtcgtctagctttaataaaatattgatttttttgtttccccaaagacgacttactagtaagtcgtctgggaaaagtcaaatatctgacacaattcggtcaaatgcaaaagtaatccgtttatcctagacgacttactagtaagtcgtctaggataTTCTcgggtttttttttctaaacaaagaaagatggacgacttacaagtaagtcgtctctttgtccagaagacttaaccgtaagtcttctacagccaGACGACTTACAGGTAAGTCTTCTAAGCGGACAGATCTGGAAATTTTTCTAATTTCATACGTTAAATTAGTGAGATGACTTCCTTACCACACAGAAGTCTTCTCCAAACACCCAGAACCTTAAACGAGAGTAACCCACCAAAAATAGTAAGCTTGAATGTCTCTATcaaccaaaaaaatttaaaatcaaaagcttgagttttttggatgaatatggagacaaagtgaaagagatgttgttttcagttcataacaattgagaGAGAGACAGTAAATTGATTTCAGGTGCATTAAcagcttcaaattggttgttcatggtagTTGGGGTATTGAAGGCGATGacaatcttgtaaatacttgaagatgatgaggttgagagagtaaaatggccattttcgaaaaacataaaaaaaaaaaaattaatggtatTTTCGTAAATACTGTGAACATATGGGGTGAATAGGgcaaaagaaagataaaaaaaaagagaggttacttttgtgtttgactttgagttttgagtcaattttgcaaaaaaCCCTTAACAGTAACTCGAAATTTTTCCGCGCTATGCGCGGATTGTATACTTTGATAtattatacttatatatttatttattattcaaattatattttcatgttattctcgaatgtttttaataagttaatGTTTGTTGTGTATTTAATATtagctattttattttaaaatttgtgttatataatgtttatgattttataataaaaaaatatatttccatAAAATGAACATATAATATGGTATGTTAATTTGTTTAAGTTAAGAATATGACTTGTTTAGTATCCAAAAACTACTTTGTAAAATAGTTAGAATAAATACACAACTCTTAATTTGGTGACTTACATTTATATGATTTCCTtactaatttataataaattattttaaattaaatttagcaTGTAGTTTATTGTATAtagtttttgtaaattattttggtattcaaaaacaatttaatcCATCCACTTGCTTGNNNNNNNNNNNNNNNNNNNNNNNNNNNNNNNNNNNNNNNNNNNNNNNNNNNNNNNNNNNNNNNNNNNNNNNNNNNNNNNNNNNNNNNNNNNNNNNNNNNNCGCTTGTGCCAAGACTAATATACGATGATGGCAATAATAACATCACGAAAGAAAGTTTCTCGAGGTTTGTAGACAGATCTTTGCTTTTGCACGTGGCGCCAGTTCTAGAATCTTTACAGATCAAGCTTGGTGAAAAGTCTAGTGATGTTGATATTGGAGTATGGGCTAGAACTATAGCTAGACGCCATGTCCGTGACCTGGTCATTGAGATCGATAGAACTTCTTGTACAACTCCAGCCATCCTTCCAAAGAGTTTGTACACGGTATCCGGAATGCTTGTGACGTTGAAACTTAAAAGCATGGTTCTTGTTGATGATGTTGCTTCACCGGTGTCTTTCTCATCTCTCAAGATATTGAGTCTTGATAACATCAAATACCCAGGTGGTGATGAATCTGTCAACAGGCTTTTAACTAATTGTCCTGTTCTTGAAGACTTGTTTGTGGATCGATGTCCTGATGGTGATAACGTTACCGTTTTCACCGTTAGAGTGCCTTCTCTAAAGATATTAACTATgtgtaacaaacaaaaaactagCGATGATGCAGAAAGGGTTGTGATAGATACTCCTTCTTTGGAGACGTTGACTTTCGATGATTTTACTGGCTGTGTCTTTGAGACTGAAATGCCTAACATTTTAAAGGCAGATATTGACATTATGAATAATCACTCTGAGAAGATTCTGTGTTCTATCACTCCAGTCAAGGATCTCCTTTTATGTTTATATTCCTCAAAGGTATAATTTTATtcgtctcttttttttttttttttgatcattCTGGCATATGTACTCTTGTTCTATTTTCATAACCAGTCATGTAATAATGACTAAATCCACATGGAAATTACTTTGCAGGATACATATTCTGGTGGCTGTGCCTTCCACCGTCTGGTAGATTTTACACTATGCAGATGTGACAAGCAGTGGTTGAACCTACTCATGTGTGTGCTTAGAGGTTCACCTAAATTACGAGGTCTCAAACTTGATCAGGTATATGCATATTTCAACCCAATTCATTTTGTGTCTGTGAGCACTTCAATTCACATGCATCTCTTGTACTTTTTATTTCAGTACCATGGCTCTCAGGCTAATCAACCGAGCCCATGTTGGAGTGAACCGAGCTTAGTTCCCGAATGTTTGTTATCGAGTCTTGAAATTCTGGAATGGGCAGATTATGAAggaacaaaagaagagaaagaagtggTGGAATATATCCTAAGAAACGGTAGCTGTTTGAAAAGGGTGACTATCTCCTCCAAACCCACTGACCCAGAAGAGAAACTTGAGATGATTAAGGAGTTGGCATTGTCGTTCAGGCGTTCACCTGTCTGCCAGCTTGTATTCAACTGAAGCTATAGTCAAGACATGTCAAGTTACATCGTGTTTGGTCTGAATCCTAGATAACCTATTATAACGTTTTATGTTTTCTCTCGCCTGTTTTGAGAGTTTAGGATCTATAACTGCCATTTCCTTTGAAAACTGGAAATTTTAGGCCTTAGACTAGTAGTCTTTCTCCGGCTTAGAGTCAATTAAGCTAATTCGGCTAAGGCATATGCATAGTAAGTGCGAACATGAACATTAGATATAGCGCACTACTTGAATTGATCACTCCTGGGATGATTATTATAGATTCTGTTGTCTCAACAAAAAGCCAATAGACCACCTAATAAAAAGACTAGCTAGGTAATTGGTATCCAAGTCAGTTAAAATGATGATATTAAAGTTCCTTTGAGATCTTTTATTGCGAGATACCCAACAAGTGTTAGTACAATTTTAGCGGTTGAGTTCAATGTGAAGAAACCaacattttgaaaattgaaGCACTTGTATCGTATAGTTCCAAGCTCTGTGTTTGGACCTGCTACAAAGTCTGGTTGTAGTTTtctctttaatattttataattagaatATCAAAATgtcatttatcaaaaaaaaaatatatatatcaaaatgtCCTATCACCTATGATGTGTAGCCGTTTCAAGAAACTTGGATGTGGCTTTGTATTGGCACATAGTTTATAATAGTCTAGTATAGAAATTTGTCTATATTGTCTCTGTTTGCCCaaatgaactgaaaaaaatcaATCTATAGGACATTAATTAATTCTTGGGAATTTGTAATATGCAATATAATTAGGGACTCACGAAGTTAAGATGAAAATTTAGTCGTTAtgatatgtacatatatatcatattgtCTAGGGGGTGGGTGTATTGAATCAAGAGTTCTAGATGATTTTGAGATCTGATTAAAATTCCCTGTTATTTAAGTGGTGATTTAGGATGAAAACACCGTTTGAATGTGGAGATATAACGATCTCTCTGTATATTGGGCCGGGCCGGACAAAAACCCAGCCGAAGTCATTTAACATGACTCGAAAGATACTCTTTCGTCGTCTCATTTTCCCCAATTGGTCATCGACGAGACTTCATATCCTCCGTGACGACGAGTGACGATCACTGAATCAGCTTCACATCCACATCCTCGGATTCTCCGTAAGCCTCACTTTCTTCGATTTTCTAACACGGAAATGGTGACAGTGTGTGAAGAAAGTCTGATTTTGTAAAGAGTTTGCTCATGAATGTCACAACCATTTTGTtcgctttaaaaaaaaaaaaaattctcaggCTTTGGTGTGTCGCATGCAGAAGCTTTAAAGCTTTGGAATTTGAATTTGATCTCAGATGGATAGGATAAGTCAGCTCCCTGATCATCTTCTTTTGAAGATTTTGTCGTTTCTGCCTACAACTAAAGAAGTTGTGGCCACGATGGTTTTGTCTAAGCGGTGGCAGTTTCTATGGACGCTTGTGCCAAGACTAGTATACGATGATATCCATCAGAATACCACGAAAGAAACTTTCTCGAAGTTTGTAGACAGATCATTGCTTTTGCACGAGGCTCCAGTTCTAGACTATGTGCGTTTCAAGCTTGGTGAAAAGTCTAGTGATGTTGATGATATTGGAGTGTGGGCTAGAACTGTAGCTAGACGCCATGTGCGCGAGCTGTTTATCGAGATTGATAGATCTTCGTTTCCAACTACAGCCATCCTTCCAAAGAGTTTTTACACGGTTTCCGGAATGCTTGTGACGTTGAAACTTAACAACATGGTTCTTGCTGATGATGTTTCTTCACCCGTGTCTTTCCCATCTCTCAAGAAACTGAGTCTTGATAACATCAAATACCCAGGCGGTGACAAATATGTCAACAGGCTTTTATCCAATTGTCCTCTTCTTGAAGACTTGCATGTGGACCGATGGACTGACGACAACGTTACCGTTTTCAACGTTAGAGTGCCTTCTCTAAAGATTTTATATATGCGTGATATCAAAGATAGCTACGGTGGAGAAATGTTAGTGATAGATGCTCCTTCTCTGGAGACGTTTACTATTGACGATTCTTCAGGGGTTTGTGTCGTCAAGAATCAAATGCCTAACATTGTAACGGCAGATTTTGACTTTTTCGATAGTCGTTCTTGGAAGATTCTGAGTTCTATAACCCAAGTCAAGGATCTCTGTTTATGTTTATCATTCCCAAGAGTATATAAGAAACTTTCTTCTATCTCTACTCTTCACTCTTCTTTTCGTAACCATTCATGGAATAATGACTAAACAAATTGCACTTGCAGAATGCATATCCTAATGGTTGGGTCTTCCACCGTCTGGTGAATTTTAAGCTATGCAGATGTAAGCCACTGTGGTTGAACCTACTTATGTGTGTGCTCAGAGATTCTCCTAAATTACGAACTCTCAAACTTTATCAGGTATTATGTAAATTTCAACCCAATTCATTTTGTGTCTTTGACTTGATTATTTCTTAATTTCACATGCGTCTCTTTGTACTGTCTATATCAGAAACAAGGCTATCAGGCTCATCAACCGAACCCGATCTGGAGTGAACTGAGCTTAGTTCCCGAATGTTTGTTAACGAGTCTAGAAACTCTGGAATGGACAAACTATGAAggaacaaaagaagagaaagaagtggTGGAATTTATCTTAAGAAACGGTCGCTGTCTAAAGAAGGTGACTATCTCCTCTAAACCCACCGACTCAGACAAGAAACTGGAGATGATCAAGGAGTTGGCATTGTCGTTCAGGCGTTCGCCGGTTTGTCAGCTTGTATTCGACTGAAGCTACTGTCAGACATGTCAAGTAACACTGTGTTTGGTCTGAATCCTAGATATAAGCTATTGTAacgttttatgttttcttcCAAACTTTGCTCTTTgaatttcttattttctttctctTAAGTAGAAGAAACAATGAAATACCAAAACTATTAATTAAATACTTATAAGTTTATGATTCGGTTTCATGTTGCATATTGAATACTTCTGGGTCAATTCCCATTTGAGAAGAAATAAAGAAGCAAGTGAGCCCGTTTGGATGCGGAGATATGATGACAATCACGTCTCTATATTGGGCCGGGCCTTATAAAAGCCCAGTCGAAGTCTAACATGACTCGAAAGGTACGATACTCTTTCGTCATCTCATCTTCCCCAACTGGTCACTGACGAGACTTCACTCCCTGTCTCCTCCGTGAACCCCACCGCCGTGACTTTGAATTGAGGCTGACGACCACTGAATCAGCTTCACATTCACATCCACATCCTCGGAATCTCCGTAAGCCTCACTTTCTTCGATTTTCTCACACAAAATGGTCTAAGAAAGTCTGATTATGTAAAGAGTTAGGTCACTTGCTGCTAAGGTCTAGTTTTGACTCTGCGTTGTTTGCTCATGAATCATGCATGACTAGTTTGTAGTAGAATTTCACATCCATTTTGTTCGTGTTTTTGATATTCCGCGGCTTTGGTGTGTTACTTACAGAAGCTGAAAGTTTGGGAATTTGAATTTGATCTCAGATGGATAGGATAAGTCATCTGCCTGAACATCTTCTTTTGAAGATTCTGTCGTTTCTGCCTAGTACCAAAGATGTTGTGGCCACAATGGTTTTGTCCAAACGGTGGCAGTTTCTATGGACGCTTGTGCCAAGACTAGTCTACGATGATGACGATTGGAATACCAGGGAAGAAGGAAGTTTTTCGAGGTTTGTAAACATATCTTTGCTTTTGCACGAGGCTCCTGTTCTAGAATCTTTGCAGTTCAATCTCGGTGAAAATTCTAGTGATGTTGATATCGGAGTATGGGCTAGAACTGTATCTAGACGCCATGTGCGTGAGCTGGTTATCGAGATTGATAGATCTTCTTGTACAGAACGGCCCGTCCTTCCCAAAAGCTTGTACTTGGTATCTGGAATGCTTGTGAAGTTGAAACTTGAGAACGTGATTCTTGCTGCTGATGTTTCTTCAACCGTGTCTTTCCCATCTCTCAAGGAACTGAGTCTTGTATCCATCAAATACCCAGGTGGTGATGAATCTGTCACCAAGCTTCTATCTAATTGTCCGGTTCTCGAAGACTTGTTTGTGGACCGATGGCCTGATGATAACGTTACCGTTTTCACCGT
This genomic stretch from Raphanus sativus cultivar WK10039 chromosome 3, ASM80110v3, whole genome shotgun sequence harbors:
- the LOC108846554 gene encoding probable FBD-associated F-box protein At1g32375; protein product: MLVTLKLKSMVLVDDVASPVSFSSLKILSLDNIKYPGGDESVNRLLTNCPVLEDLFVDRCPDGDNVTVFTVRVPSLKILTMCNKQKTSDDAERVVIDTPSLETLTFDDFTGCVFETEMPNILKADIDIMNNHSEKILCSITPVKDLLLCLYSSKDTYSGGCAFHRLVDFTLCRCDKQWLNLLMCVLRGSPKLRGLKLDQYHGSQANQPSPCWSEPSLVPECLLSSLEILEWADYEGTKEEKEVVEYILRNGSCLKRVTISSKPTDPEEKLEMIKELALSFRRSPVCQLVFN
- the LOC108845912 gene encoding probable FBD-associated F-box protein At1g32375; its protein translation is MDRISQLPDHLLLKILSFLPTTKEVVATMVLSKRWQFLWTLVPRLVYDDIHQNTTKETFSKFVDRSLLLHEAPVLDYVRFKLGEKSSDVDDIGVWARTVARRHVRELFIEIDRSSFPTTAILPKSFYTVSGMLVTLKLNNMVLADDVSSPVSFPSLKKLSLDNIKYPGGDKYVNRLLSNCPLLEDLHVDRWTDDNVTVFNVRVPSLKILYMRDIKDSYGGEMLVIDAPSLETFTIDDSSGVCVVKNQMPNIVTADFDFFDSRSWKILSSITQVKDLCLCLSFPRNAYPNGWVFHRLVNFKLCRCKPLWLNLLMCVLRDSPKLRTLKLYQKQGYQAHQPNPIWSELSLVPECLLTSLETLEWTNYEGTKEEKEVVEFILRNGRCLKKVTISSKPTDSDKKLEMIKELALSFRRSPVCQLVFD